One window of the Cryptomeria japonica chromosome 7, Sugi_1.0, whole genome shotgun sequence genome contains the following:
- the LOC131857141 gene encoding UPF0481 protein At3g47200-like, with amino-acid sequence MPELEKFTCPQNREIFEVNGGGHPQVNASPKSWQPSMWKPSKKLCIYRVPRSIKISHEAAYVPLVVSFGPYRHEMNTKVSGMDPHKVEALNTISKRFNVDKNNLIQEIASLDSATRKCYDEAIEWDKDTLAKMLAMDVCFIIQFFTSYNHENTVRFHILNDIMKLENQIPFFIVEAIYKLIFKKDDVTSQLTELLFGMFTRIPFYDISAGDGVSFHQLEEYIKKTPFHLLDLKRMVVADLLSAAAVEPGDYGDADRINCAHCVREWCVNVTLPVLVKKFWPTYSPHNFTPSAELLHKVGIKFKAGDIGFESNKLSLPRVIVDDSTEIVLRNLMAYEECQRCSRSPKSTVISHFVSLLDDLIESEKDVSILREGGIISHLLGSDKEVANTFNQLGKGISIEPVIRFMFQSVAQRAREHYYNPWKKPFRRVKEAHCSKPLYWVSALAGTAILVMTAVQMVYAIKGG; translated from the coding sequence ATGCCTGAATTAGAGAAATTTACTTGTCCCCAAAATCGGGAAATATTTGAAGTAAATGGCGGAGGGCATCCACAAGTCAATGCTTCACCAAAATCGTGGCAACCGTCTATGTGGAAACCGTCTAAAAAGCTTTGCATTTACAGGGTGCCTAGATCCATAAAGATTTCCCATGAAGCAGCATATGTTCCTTTGGTTGTATCCTTTGGACCTTACCGTCACGAGATGAACACCAAAGTTTCTGGAATGGATCCACATAAGGTGGAGGCACTTAATACAATATCAAAAAGGTTCAATGTGGATAAGAACAACTTGATTCAAGAGATTGCAAGTTTAGATAGTGCTACCAGAAAGTGCTATGATGAAGCAATTGAGTGGGATAAAGATACATTAGCCAAGATGTTAGCAATGGATGTTTGTTTTATTATTCAATTCTTCACATCCTATAATCATGAGAACACAGTGCGCTTTCATATACTAAATGACATTATGAAATTAGAGAATCAAATTCCTTTCTTTATTGTCGAAGCTATATATAAATTGATTTTTAAAAAGGATGATGTAACATCTCAGTTAACAGAACTACTGTTCGGGATGTTTACCCGAATTCCATTCTATGACATATCAGCAGGTGATGGAGTATCTTTCCATCAACTGGAAGAATATATCAAGAAAACTCCATTTCATCTATTAGATTTGAAAAGAATGGTGGTTGCCGATCTTTTATCGGCTGCTGCTGTTGAACCTGGTGACTATGGTGACGCTGATAGAATCAACTGTGCCCATTGTGTGCGTGAATGGTGCGTTAATGTAACACTACCTGTTTTGGTGAAAAAATTTTGGCCAACATATTCTCCTCATAATTTTACTCCAAGTGCCGAATTATTACACAAGGTTGGTATCAAATTTAAAGCAGGCGACATCGGATTTGAAAGTAATAAGCTCTCCCTCCCTCGAGTCATAGTAGACGATAGCACAGAAATAGTGTTGAGGAACTTGATGGCTTATGAAGAGTGTCAAAGGTGCTCACGTTCTCCCAAAAGCACCGTAATTTCGCACTTTGTAAGTTTGTTAGATGATTTAATCGAATCAGAGAAAGATGTTTCCATCCTCAGGGAAGGCGGAATCATTTCACATCTCCTGGGCAGTGATAAAGAAGTAGCGAATACCTTCAATCAGCTCGGCAAGGGAATTTCTATTGAGCCAGTTATTAGATTTATGTTTCAGTCAGTTGCTCAACGGGCAAGAGAACATTACTACAACCCGTGGAAAAAGCCGTTTAGGCGTGTGAAGGAAGCGCATTGCTCAAAACCACTATACTGGGTGTCTGCTCTGGCGGGGACAGCTATTCTGGTTATGACGGCTGTGCAAATGGTCTATGCAATAAAGGGAGGGTAG